The nucleotide sequence TGCGGCATGGACCGAGTTCTTCGGCGACAACCTGCCGGCGCGCGCAACGGTCGGTGTGGCCGATCTCGGTGGCGGCGCCCTGATCGAAGTGGTGGTCACCGCGCTCAAGGGTTGACCGCGCCGACTTGCTTATCCCATGCCGACTGACTTTTCATCCTGTCGCGCAGAGGTCAAGCAGCTAAAGGCCTTCTCGAGCTGGACGTCGTACCTTGTGGCCAGCGCCTCGCAATGGCGAAGCCTACTTGCCAAACTTCTCATGTAACAGCGGCCATAGCCGGTCCGGCTTGAACGGGGTCGCCGTAAAGCGGATACCGGTGGCGTTGGCGATGGCGTTGCCGAGCGCGGCGGCGACTGGGTTGTATGGGCTTTCGCTCATCGATTTGGCGCCCATCGGCCCCAGCGCGTCCGACGTGTCGGCAAAGAGCACCTCGGTGCGGGGAATGTCCGCAAAGGATGGCAGATGATAGTCGCGGAATTTGGGATTGATGACCCGGCCGTTGTCGTCGATCACCATTTCCTCATAGAGCGCCGCGCCCAGCGATTGAGCTACCCCGCCCTCAACCTGGCCACGGCACTGCATCGGATTGGCGACACGGCCGGCATCGGCGGCCTGCACGCTCTTCAGGATCTTGAGTTCGCCGGTGTATTTGTTCACGGCGACACGAAAGCCCTGTACATTGAAGGCGACGGAGCGCGGCGTGCCTGTCGAATTGCCGCTGGCGCTGAGAACCTTGCCGAGCGCGTGCGCGGACGCGGCGAGCAAAGCAAAAGGGGTGCGGCGCCCGGCACAGACCGTGGCGTGGTTGTCGAGGGTGCACGCGTCCGGGTTTTCGCCCAATAGTGACGCCGCGAATTGCTTCAGTTGGCCGGCCAGCGCCTCGGCCGCGGCTTGCGTGGCGCGCCCGGCGACGAAGGTCCCGGCGCTGCCATAGGCGCCGGTGTCGTGGCCGCCATGTGCGGTGTCGGATTGCAACAGACGGATTCGATCAACGGTCGTCGCCAGCGCGGACGCGGCGATCTGACGATGCACGGTGCTGGTGCCATTGCCGAATTCGGCGGTGCCGACCGTGAGGTCAAAGCCGCCATCCTCGCGCAGCGAAATGCTGCAATCGGCGAAATGACCGGCTGGCGGCACGGTGTCGATCATGGTCAGCGCGATGCCGTCCCCAGTCAACCAGTCCGCGGAGAGCGAAGGCGGAGGCGCCTCGGCGGCCATCGCGCGCTCGACCAGATCCAGGCATTGATCGAGGCCATAGCTGCCATAGAGCACGTCGTGATACTCGGATTTCGGTGGCGACAGCATGGGATCGCCGGGTTTGACGACATTGCGGCGGCGCATCTCGAACGGGCTGATGCCGAGCTGCTTTGCCAGTTCGTCGATCGCAGCTTCGACGGCGATCAAGGTCTGCGGCAGGCCATAGCCGCGAAAGGCTCCGGCGGGCACGGTGTTGGTATAGGCGGCGATGCCGTCGACCTTCTTGTTCGGGCAGTTATAGACGCCGATGCATTCGCCGACCGAATGACGCAGCACCGGGCCGGCGTGGTTGCCGTAGGCCCCGGTGTTCGAGAGCACGTCGAGCTGCAGCGCCGTGAGTTTGCCGTCCTTGTCGGCGCCTGCTTTGACGGTGACCCGCATCGGATGCCGCATCGAGGTCGCGATGAATTGTTCTTCCCGCGTCAGTTCGAACTTGACCGGGCGGCCGGTCTTGATCGCTGCGAGCGCGAGAATGTCCTCGACGAACATTTCCTGCTTGCCGCCGAATCCGCCGCCGACGCGCTCACAGAATACCCGCACCTTGTCCGGCGGGAGATGGAAGAGGTCGGCCAGCGTACGCCGGATGAGAAATGGCACCTGCGTGCTGGAGCGGACGTTGAGGATTCCATCGGCATCGACCCAGGCAAGGCCGCCATGGGTTTCCAGCGCCGCATGCTGGACTCGCTGGGTCGTAAAAGTACCTTCATAGGTGACGGCGGCCTGCGCCAACGCGCTTGCGACATCGCCAAATTCGCCATGGGTTTCTGCCACGATATTGCGGCCTGCGTTCGCGACGCGGTTTGCCGGCGTCTTGTCGCCGTGAATCGCAGGGGCGCCCGGTGTGATGGCGGCTGTGGGATCGACCACAGCCGGCAGGATTTCGTATGCGACGTCGAGTTGCCGGCAGCCTTCCTCCGCGGCGGCTTCAGTCTCGGCGATCACGGCGGCGACCTTCTGTCCGATAAAGCGGACGACATTGTCGAGCACACGTGTGTCGTCCGGATCCATCCAGTCCCACTCGTGCCGAGCGGTTGAGAACAGGCAGTCCGGCGCGTCTTCAAACGTCAGTATCGTGTGCACGCCGGGGACGCTGAGCGACGCACGTTTGTTGATCGAGATGATTTTTGCGTGCGGATGCGGCGAACGCAGCAACTTGATGTGCAGCATACCTACCGGCGCAACATCGAATGTGTAGCGCGCTGCGCCGCGCACCACCTGCGGTCCGGCTGGGGCAGGGAGGCTGCGGCCGAATGCGGTGCCTGCGGCGGCGTCTTCGATGTTGTTCTTGCCGCTCAGCGCATCCTCAATCGCGCGATAGCCGGTACAACGACAGATATTGCCTTTCAGCGCGGCGCCGAGGTCCTGCCGCTGCGCCTGGTTCAGCGATGCGCAGGTCAGGATCATGCCGGCTGTGCAGAACCCGCATTGAAACCCCTGCGCGTCCAGAAACGCCTGTTGCATCGGGTGAGTGCCGCCATCCGCCGCAAAGCCTTCGATCGTCGTCACGGCGTGACCGTCGGCGCGGAAGGCAGGAATAAGACAACTATGCACCGGCTCGCCGTCGATCAGCACGGTGCAGGCGCCGCAGTCGCCGGCGTCGCACCCCTTCTTGACGCCGAATTGGCCAAGTTCGCGCAGGAACGTGCGCAGGCATTGGCCGGGTTGCGGCGTTTTGAAAAACTCCCGGCCGTTGATCTGGAACGTCATGCGTAGGCCATGCTCTGCAATTCAACGCGGATTTCTTCCGCGAGCCGCAGCGTCATATGCTTGCGCCATATTGGCTTGCCGTGAACGTCGCTGTGATAGAGGTCGTCGGCGATGCACTGAAAAATCGCTTCGCGCAATTCTTTGCTGTTCGGGATTCCTGCAAAGGACAATCGAACAGGCCGCTTGGTCGATGCCGTAATCGTCAGCGCCAATCCGCCGTCGCTGGTCGCGCTACCGATCAGAAGTGCAGCCGAGCGGCCGACCGGCGTCAGCGAAATCTGGCGGAACGCCGAACGCCGCCTCAGGGCCGCGAGCGGGATCTCAACTTGCCGCAACAGATCGCCCGGCGCGAGCACGTTACGCTGATCGCCGATTACGAAATCAGCGACGGGAATTTTCCGCTCACCGCCATCGGCCTGCCAGATCGTGCAGACACCGTCGAGCGCCGAGGTCAGCGAGATCATCGGTCCCGCCGGCAGCGACATGCAGATGTTGCCGCCGACGGTGGCCGTCTTCCAGATCTTGAAGGAGGCGAGAAACGCGCGGCAGCACTGGTTGATCAGCGGCGAGGCGATCCATTCCGGCGGACAGGCCAGCGCATCGAGTTGCGCCACTGTGCAGGTCGCCGCGATTGAAAGCCCGGTCTCGCTGATGGTCAGCGCCGGCCATTTCAGATCGGTAAGATCGATCAGCCGCTTTAGATGGGCCTGCGGTTCCGAGAACAGCCAGGTCCCGCCCGCGAGCCAGGCGTCGCCCGCCGTCCAAACGGGCAATTGATCCCGCGTCGTCGGATGGGCAACCGCGGTAACAGTGTTCAGGTCCATGGATACACCAACGCTTTCAAGTAGATGTGTCTCCAACTATGAAGGCTTGCAAGTCCAGCGCCAAGTTGCCATTCGGGTTGGGACGGTCCTTGCAAGAGGATGCCGTTCGCAACCACGCCTTGGCAAATCAGGTGGGATCATGGACCAAACGCAGGCGATCTGGATCAGGGATCCGCTTTCCATTCTCGCTGACGGCGCCGAGCGCGGCCTCGTGGTCCGCGGCGGCAAGATCGTCGAACTGGTGCCGCGCGGCCGGGAGCCGGTGACCGCAAATGCCGTCGCCTACGACGCCGGTGCCCATGTCGTGCTGCCGGGGTTGATCAATACGCACCATCACTTCTACCAGACGCTGACGCGGGCACTTCCGGCGGCGCTGGACCGCAAACTGTTTCCATGGTTGCAGGCACTCTATCCGGTCTGGGCGCGGCTGACACCGGAATCGCTCCACCTGGGTGTCACCGTAGCGATGTCGGAACTGCTGCTGTCAGGCTGCACGACCACGACCGATCACCATTATGTGTTTCCGGCCGGACTCGAGGACGCCCTCGACATCGAGGTCGCGGCCGCGCAGCGGCTCGGCATCCGCGTGCTGCTGACGCGCGGCTCGATGGATCGGTCGCAGAAGGATGGCGGGCTGCCGCCCGACAGCGTGGTGCAGGACGAGGATATGATTTTGGCCGACAGCGAACGCGTGGTGGCAAAATACCACCAGCGTGGCGGGGATGCGATGACGCAGATCGCGCTGGCGCCGTGCTCGCCGTTTTCAGTGACGACCTCGCTGATGCGCGCGACCGCCACACTTGCTGACAAGCTCGATGTCCGCCTGCATACGCATCTGGCCGAGACCGAGGACGAGAACAAGTTCTGCGAGCAGATATATGGCTGCCGTCCGCTGGATTATCTCGAACAATGCGGCTGGTTAAATGCACGGACCTGGCTGGCCCACGGCATCTTCTTCAATTCCGACGAGATGAAGCGGCTCGGCAAGGCCGGGACCGCCATCAGCCATTGCGCCTGCAGCAACCAGATCCTGGCGTCGGGTTGCTGTCCGGTCTGCGAGATGGAGGAGGCGGGGGTTTCGATCGGGCTCGGCGTCGACGGCTCGGCGTCGAATGATGAATCAAACCTGATGCAGGAAGTCCGCGCGGCCTTCCTGCTGCAACGGGCACGCTACGGTGTCGGCCGCGTCAGCCACAAGGACGCGCTGCGCTGGGCCACCAAGGGCTCGGCGGCCTGCATCGGGCGGCCCGAACTCGGCGAAATCGTGGTCGGGAAGGCCGCCGATCTTGCGCTGTTCAAGCTCGACGAACTGCGTTTCTCCGGCTATGGCGACCCCTTGGCCGCGCTGGTGCTATGCGGTGCGCATCGCGCCGATCGGGTGATGGTCGGCGGCAACTGGGTGGTGCGGGACGGCGCGATCCCCGGTCTCGATGTACCCGACCTGATCCGCCGTCACAGCGCCGCCGCGCGCGCGATGCACGAGAGGTGAGTTGGTCTACTCCCTCGCCCCGCACTTGCGCGCACTTGCGGGGAGAGGTGAAGCGAGCCCTGTCCTTACTTCCCGGGAATCTTCTCGTCGATGCCCTTCACGTAAAAATTCATGCCGAGCACCTGGCCATCGTCGAGATGGGTGCCGCCTTTGCATTCGACTTCCTTGCCGTCCTGGCCGACGATCGGGCACTTGAATGGCTGCAGCTTGCCTTCCGTGATGGCAGCTTCGGTCTCCATCGCCAGCTTCTTCACGTCGTCGGGCATGTTGGTGTAGGGCGCCATCACGACGAGCTTGCTGTTCAGTCCGCCCCAGAAATCTTCCGACTTCCAGGTGCCGTTCAACTCGGCCTTGACACGCTCGATATAATAGGGGCCCCAATTGTTCATGGTCGAGGTGAGCTGCGCCTTCGGTCCGAACTTGATCATTTCGGAATCCTGGCCGAACGCCAGCTTGCCGCGCTCGGCGGCGACCTGCATCGCGGCAGGGCTATCGGTGTGCTGCATGATGATGTCGGCGCCCTGGTCGATCAGCGCCTTGGCGGCATCGGCCTCCTTGCCGGGATCGAACCAGGTGTTGGCCCAGATGATTTTGACCTTGATGTTGGGGTTGATCGTCTGTGCGCCGAGCATGGTGGCGTTGATGCCGGAGATCACTTCCGGAATCGGGAACGAGGCGATGTAGCCGAGCACGCCGGACTTCGACATCTTGGCGGCGATGATGCCCTGGATGTAGCGGCCCTCATAGAACCGTCCCGAATAGGTCGACATATTCTTGTCGCGCTTGTAGCCGGTGGCGTGCTCGAAATGCACGTTCGGATACTTCTTGGCGACCTTCAGCGTCGGCTCCATGTAGCCGAACGACGTGGTGAAGATCAGCTTGTTGCCGGCGCGTGCCAGTTGCTCGATCGAGCGTTCGGAGTCCGGGCCTTCGCTAACATTCTCCAGAAACGTGGTTTCGACCTTGTCGCCGAATTCCTTGATCATCGCGAGGCGTCCAAGGTCGTGCTGGTAGGTCCAGCCGAGATCGCCGACTGGTCCGAGATAGATGAATCCGACCTTGAGTTTGTCGGCGGCGGAAGCGCCGAACAGGCCTGCTCCGGTAACGAGCATCGCTGCAGTCGCCGCGATGAGAATCTTTTTCATGGAATTCTCCGTTTTTCTGACGGGTGGGCGGTCTCTCCCGATACGCGGCGCCCCGTCGCGCGCGCTTCGGGCACATTTATCGGTCGGGCACGAAGACGGTCCCGAGCGCCGCAGGCGCGGTCGAGCCACCGGTTCGTGCACGTGAAATCAGGACAAGGACGATGACGGTCGCGAGATAGGGTAATGCCGACATGAATTGCGATGGGACACCGACGCCCCAGCCCTGCGCATGAAGCTGTAGGATCGTCACCGCGCCGAACAGATAGGCGCCGATCACGAGGCGTCCCGGCAGCCATGACGCGAACACGACCAGTGCCAGCGCAATCCATCCGCGCCCGGCCGTCATGCCTGGAATGAAGAACGGTGTGTAGGCGAGCGGCAGATAGGCGCCGGCGAGGCCTGCGCAAGCGCCGCCGAACATCACCGCGAAAATCCGGATCCTGAGCACGGGATAACCAAGCGCGTGCGCGGAAGCGTGATTGTCGCCGACAGCCCGCAGGATCAGGCCGGCCCGCGTCCGGTAAAGGAAGAACCAGACGCTGGCGACCAGTGCCAACGAGAGATATACGAAGGAGTCCTCGCCGAACAAAATACGCCCGATCAGCGGGATGTCGGTGAGGCCGGGAATAGAAAGATGCGGCGCCAGCGAAATCTTTTCGCCGACGAAGCGGGAGCCGATCAGGCCGGAAAGGCCGATTCCGAGAATGGTCAGCGCGAGGCCGGTGGCGACCTGATTGACCGCCAGTCCCAGCGTCATCAGCGCGAAGATCAGCGACATCAGCACGCCGGCGACGATGCCGCACAGCGCGCCGATGACGACCGAGCCGGAGAGCCAGGCGCCGCCGAAGCCGCAGGCCGCGCCGACGATCATCATGCCCTCGACGCCGAGGTTGAGCACGCCGGAGCGTTCGGTCACGAGTTCGCCGGTCGCAGCCAGCAGCAGCGGCGTGGAAGCCGCCAGCACCGCAAGGATGATGGCCTCAATGAGCTCCACGGGACACCTTTGGCGACGCGAAAATGAGCTTGAACCGGTAGAGGATGAGGGAATCGCAGGCGAGCACGTAGAACAGCAGAATGCCCTGGAAGACCTTGGTGACATCCAACGGAATTTTCATTGCGATCTGCGCCTGCTCGCCGCCGATGAAGGTGAGCGCCAGGAAAAGTCCTGCAATTAATATTCCAACCGGGTTCAGCCGCCCCAGGAACGCGACGATGATCGCGGTGAAACCGTAGCCCGGCGAGATCCCGGGCTGCAGATGTCCGACGGGGCCTGCGACCTCGATGATCCCGGCAAGGCCTGCCAGCGCGCCCGAAATCGCGAAGGTCAGCAGGATCAACTGATTGGAATTGAAACCACCGAAGCGCGCGGCGCGCGGGGCGGCGCCGACGACGCGGATTTCAAACCCCTTGATGGTTTTGCCGAGCAGCACCGCGCTTGCGGCGACCACCAAGAGCGCAATGACGCCGCCAAGATGCAGCCGGCCGCCCTCGATCAGCACGGGCACGGTGGCGACCGGATCGAACCCGGCAGTGGTCGGGAAGTTGAAGCCTTTCGGATCTCGCCACGGACCGCGCACGAGGTAATCGAGCAGGAGGTCGGCGACATAGACCAGCATCAGGCTGGTGAGGATTTCGCTGGCGCCGAACCTGACCTTGCAGATTGCCGGTATCAGGGCGTACAGCGCGCCGCCGATCGCTGCCAGCAGCATCATCGCCGGCAATACCCACGGGCCGGCGTCGGTGCCCTGCGTCTTTACCGCAAGCCAGCTTCCGGCGACGGCACCGATCAGGAATTGTCCTTCGCCGCCGATGTTCCAGGCGTTGGCGAGGTAGCAGAGCGACAGGCCGATCGCGATCATCACCAGCGGTGTTGCCTTCACTGCGATTTCCTGCAGCGAATAGCTGTCGGTCAGGGGATCGATGAAGTAAACGCCAAGCGCGGTGATCGGGTTCTTTCCAAGGATCGCAAACAGGAGGCTCATGGTCACAATCGTCAGGCCGATCGCGATCAGCGGCGAAATCAGCGCGATCGTGTTCGACCGCTCGGCGCGCTTTTCAAGCACCAACTGCATGCGCCGCTTCCTTCTGCTCCAAAGTGCTTCCCCCCATCAGCAGGCCTAGTTTCTCGCGGCTCGTGTCGGCGGTTGGCAACGGCTCCGACAGATGGCCATGGAACATCACGGCGATGCGGTCGGTGATTTCAGCGAGTTCGTCGAGGTCCTGGCTCGTCACCAGCAGCGCAGCGCCGCTGGCGGCGAGATCCAGCAGGGCCTGCCGGATCACGGCGGCGGCGCCCGCGTCGACGCCCCAGGTCGGCTGGCTCACGACGAGGACCACCGGGTTGCGCAGGATTTCGCGACCGACGATGAACTTCTGCAGATTGCCGCCGGAGAGGCTGGCGGCTTCCGGGTCGCGCTTGGCCTTGCGCACGTCGAAGGTTTCGGTGGCGCGGTCGACAGTCTTCAGCGTCGCGGCGGTATTGACGAAGCCGTGCAGAACCATGCCGCTCGCGGCGTGGCCGGTCAGCAGCGCGTTCTCCGAAAGCTTCATGCGCGGCGCAGTGCCGTGGCCAAGCCGCTCCTCGGGAACGAAGGCCGCCCCGAGCTTGCGCCGCTGCGTGATCGAAAGGTGCCCCGCTGCATGCCCGTCTATGATAATTGTGCCGGGGTCTTGTGCCAGCCGTTCTCCCGACAAAGCGGCAAAAAGCTCGTCCTGACCGTTGCCAGCGACACCGGCGATGCCCAGGATTTCGCCACCCTTGAGCTCGAAGGAGATGTTCCGAAGCCGCACACTGTGCGGATCGTCCGGCTCGAGGCTGAGGTCGTTGACGACAAGCCGCGGCACGGTGGTTTTCCGGTTGGCGGGAACCCTCACTTCCTTGATCTCGCTGCCGACCATCATCCGCGCGAGCGAAGCCGCGGTCTCCGCTTTGGGATTGCAGGTCGAAACCTTCTTGCCGCCGCGCAGGATGGTGGCGGTGTCGCAGAGCTGCTTCACCTCTTCCAGCTTGTGGCTGATGTAGAGGATCGCGCGGCCCTCGGCCTTGAGGCGATTGAGCACGACGAAGAGCTGGTCGGCTTCCTGCGGCGTCAGCACCGCGGTCGGTTCATCGAGGATCAGGAATTTCGGATTTTGCATCAGCGCGCGCACGATCTCGATGCGCTGGCGTTCG is from Bradyrhizobium sp. AZCC 2176 and encodes:
- a CDS encoding molybdopterin-dependent oxidoreductase; translated protein: MTFQINGREFFKTPQPGQCLRTFLRELGQFGVKKGCDAGDCGACTVLIDGEPVHSCLIPAFRADGHAVTTIEGFAADGGTHPMQQAFLDAQGFQCGFCTAGMILTCASLNQAQRQDLGAALKGNICRCTGYRAIEDALSGKNNIEDAAAGTAFGRSLPAPAGPQVVRGAARYTFDVAPVGMLHIKLLRSPHPHAKIISINKRASLSVPGVHTILTFEDAPDCLFSTARHEWDWMDPDDTRVLDNVVRFIGQKVAAVIAETEAAAEEGCRQLDVAYEILPAVVDPTAAITPGAPAIHGDKTPANRVANAGRNIVAETHGEFGDVASALAQAAVTYEGTFTTQRVQHAALETHGGLAWVDADGILNVRSSTQVPFLIRRTLADLFHLPPDKVRVFCERVGGGFGGKQEMFVEDILALAAIKTGRPVKFELTREEQFIATSMRHPMRVTVKAGADKDGKLTALQLDVLSNTGAYGNHAGPVLRHSVGECIGVYNCPNKKVDGIAAYTNTVPAGAFRGYGLPQTLIAVEAAIDELAKQLGISPFEMRRRNVVKPGDPMLSPPKSEYHDVLYGSYGLDQCLDLVERAMAAEAPPPSLSADWLTGDGIALTMIDTVPPAGHFADCSISLREDGGFDLTVGTAEFGNGTSTVHRQIAASALATTVDRIRLLQSDTAHGGHDTGAYGSAGTFVAGRATQAAAEALAGQLKQFAASLLGENPDACTLDNHATVCAGRRTPFALLAASAHALGKVLSASGNSTGTPRSVAFNVQGFRVAVNKYTGELKILKSVQAADAGRVANPMQCRGQVEGGVAQSLGAALYEEMVIDDNGRVINPKFRDYHLPSFADIPRTEVLFADTSDALGPMGAKSMSESPYNPVAAALGNAIANATGIRFTATPFKPDRLWPLLHEKFGK
- a CDS encoding FAD binding domain-containing protein gives rise to the protein MDLNTVTAVAHPTTRDQLPVWTAGDAWLAGGTWLFSEPQAHLKRLIDLTDLKWPALTISETGLSIAATCTVAQLDALACPPEWIASPLINQCCRAFLASFKIWKTATVGGNICMSLPAGPMISLTSALDGVCTIWQADGGERKIPVADFVIGDQRNVLAPGDLLRQVEIPLAALRRRSAFRQISLTPVGRSAALLIGSATSDGGLALTITASTKRPVRLSFAGIPNSKELREAIFQCIADDLYHSDVHGKPIWRKHMTLRLAEEIRVELQSMAYA
- a CDS encoding 8-oxoguanine deaminase, with product MDQTQAIWIRDPLSILADGAERGLVVRGGKIVELVPRGREPVTANAVAYDAGAHVVLPGLINTHHHFYQTLTRALPAALDRKLFPWLQALYPVWARLTPESLHLGVTVAMSELLLSGCTTTTDHHYVFPAGLEDALDIEVAAAQRLGIRVLLTRGSMDRSQKDGGLPPDSVVQDEDMILADSERVVAKYHQRGGDAMTQIALAPCSPFSVTTSLMRATATLADKLDVRLHTHLAETEDENKFCEQIYGCRPLDYLEQCGWLNARTWLAHGIFFNSDEMKRLGKAGTAISHCACSNQILASGCCPVCEMEEAGVSIGLGVDGSASNDESNLMQEVRAAFLLQRARYGVGRVSHKDALRWATKGSAACIGRPELGEIVVGKAADLALFKLDELRFSGYGDPLAALVLCGAHRADRVMVGGNWVVRDGAIPGLDVPDLIRRHSAAARAMHER
- a CDS encoding BMP family ABC transporter substrate-binding protein, which encodes MKKILIAATAAMLVTGAGLFGASAADKLKVGFIYLGPVGDLGWTYQHDLGRLAMIKEFGDKVETTFLENVSEGPDSERSIEQLARAGNKLIFTTSFGYMEPTLKVAKKYPNVHFEHATGYKRDKNMSTYSGRFYEGRYIQGIIAAKMSKSGVLGYIASFPIPEVISGINATMLGAQTINPNIKVKIIWANTWFDPGKEADAAKALIDQGADIIMQHTDSPAAMQVAAERGKLAFGQDSEMIKFGPKAQLTSTMNNWGPYYIERVKAELNGTWKSEDFWGGLNSKLVVMAPYTNMPDDVKKLAMETEAAITEGKLQPFKCPIVGQDGKEVECKGGTHLDDGQVLGMNFYVKGIDEKIPGK
- a CDS encoding ABC transporter permease; amino-acid sequence: MELIEAIILAVLAASTPLLLAATGELVTERSGVLNLGVEGMMIVGAACGFGGAWLSGSVVIGALCGIVAGVLMSLIFALMTLGLAVNQVATGLALTILGIGLSGLIGSRFVGEKISLAPHLSIPGLTDIPLIGRILFGEDSFVYLSLALVASVWFFLYRTRAGLILRAVGDNHASAHALGYPVLRIRIFAVMFGGACAGLAGAYLPLAYTPFFIPGMTAGRGWIALALVVFASWLPGRLVIGAYLFGAVTILQLHAQGWGVGVPSQFMSALPYLATVIVLVLISRARTGGSTAPAALGTVFVPDR
- a CDS encoding ABC transporter permease: MQLVLEKRAERSNTIALISPLIAIGLTIVTMSLLFAILGKNPITALGVYFIDPLTDSYSLQEIAVKATPLVMIAIGLSLCYLANAWNIGGEGQFLIGAVAGSWLAVKTQGTDAGPWVLPAMMLLAAIGGALYALIPAICKVRFGASEILTSLMLVYVADLLLDYLVRGPWRDPKGFNFPTTAGFDPVATVPVLIEGGRLHLGGVIALLVVAASAVLLGKTIKGFEIRVVGAAPRAARFGGFNSNQLILLTFAISGALAGLAGIIEVAGPVGHLQPGISPGYGFTAIIVAFLGRLNPVGILIAGLFLALTFIGGEQAQIAMKIPLDVTKVFQGILLFYVLACDSLILYRFKLIFASPKVSRGAH
- a CDS encoding ABC transporter ATP-binding protein, with protein sequence MLDSTPAELPIGATPLLRTVGLTKRYGSFLANEAIDIDIWPQQIHALLGENGAGKSTLVKTIYGLIQPSEGEMRWQGETMVLSGPSEARSRGIGMVFQHFSLFDNLNVAENVALGLDGKESFRDMSARLEQVSRVYGLPLDPKREVWQLSVGERQRIEIVRALMQNPKFLILDEPTAVLTPQEADQLFVVLNRLKAEGRAILYISHKLEEVKQLCDTATILRGGKKVSTCNPKAETAASLARMMVGSEIKEVRVPANRKTTVPRLVVNDLSLEPDDPHSVRLRNISFELKGGEILGIAGVAGNGQDELFAALSGERLAQDPGTIIIDGHAAGHLSITQRRKLGAAFVPEERLGHGTAPRMKLSENALLTGHAASGMVLHGFVNTAATLKTVDRATETFDVRKAKRDPEAASLSGGNLQKFIVGREILRNPVVLVVSQPTWGVDAGAAAVIRQALLDLAASGAALLVTSQDLDELAEITDRIAVMFHGHLSEPLPTADTSREKLGLLMGGSTLEQKEAAHAVGA